One Mesorhizobium loti genomic window carries:
- a CDS encoding alpha/beta hydrolase fold-3 domain-containing protein, giving the protein MTDYKTLIDAETWAFIERTNSYYPPDTIDYTIAQQREIYDRMCREFFAGYPAGVVVETSTIATPTHGIPIRIYRSAPQPAATVLYIHGGGFILGGLDSHDDVCAELCARTSYEVVSVDYRLAPEHLHPAAFDDAMSAYEWAASSRDRPILLCGDSAGGNLCAAVAHATRGRAKRPVGQVLIYPGLGGDRSQGSYVTHAEAPMLTMRDLEFYKHIRTGGADRAGDATLAPLADTDFTNLPPTVLITAECDPLSSDGETYRDRITDAGGRATWFEEAGLVHGYLRARHTVGRARESFTRVVDTVAALGKGTWLW; this is encoded by the coding sequence ATGACCGACTACAAAACCCTCATTGACGCCGAGACCTGGGCCTTCATCGAGCGGACCAATTCCTACTATCCGCCCGATACGATCGACTACACGATCGCGCAGCAGCGCGAAATCTACGACCGCATGTGCCGGGAGTTCTTTGCCGGCTATCCCGCAGGTGTTGTGGTCGAAACCTCAACCATTGCCACACCCACGCACGGCATCCCGATCCGCATCTACCGAAGCGCCCCGCAACCGGCGGCGACGGTGCTCTACATCCATGGTGGCGGCTTTATCCTTGGCGGGCTGGACAGCCATGACGATGTCTGCGCCGAGCTTTGCGCCCGCACCAGCTATGAGGTTGTCTCGGTCGACTACCGCCTGGCGCCGGAGCATCTGCATCCGGCCGCCTTCGATGACGCCATGAGCGCATACGAATGGGCTGCGTCCAGCCGCGATCGGCCCATCCTGCTCTGCGGTGACAGTGCCGGCGGCAATCTCTGCGCCGCCGTTGCGCACGCCACACGCGGCCGCGCGAAGCGGCCGGTCGGCCAGGTGCTGATCTATCCCGGCCTCGGCGGCGACCGCTCGCAAGGCTCCTATGTGACGCATGCCGAAGCGCCGATGCTGACCATGCGCGACCTCGAATTCTACAAGCACATCCGCACTGGCGGCGCGGACCGGGCCGGCGATGCGACGCTGGCGCCGTTGGCCGACACCGACTTCACCAACCTGCCGCCGACAGTTCTCATCACCGCCGAATGCGATCCGCTGTCTTCAGACGGCGAAACCTATCGCGACCGGATCACCGACGCGGGCGGGCGGGCCACTTGGTTCGAGGAGGCGGGCCTGGTGCACGGCTATCTCAGGGCCCGCCACACCGTCGGCCGAGCTCGCGAAAGTTTTACGCGTGTCGTCGATACCGTAGCCGCCCTAGGGAAGGGCACCTGGCTCTGGTGA
- a CDS encoding Gfo/Idh/MocA family oxidoreductase: MFRWGVLSTAKIGREHLLPAMVEAENGVLSAIASRDLSKAKALADRFGARHAFGSYEELLASKEVDGVYIPLPTSQHVEWTAKAIEAGKHVLVEKPLALDVKDIPPLIKLRDARKVLVCEAFMVIYHPQWIKVRDLIASGAIGRLRHVQGAFSYYNVDPNNMRNQLDLGGGALPDIGVYPTVSTRFSTGKEPLRVQATIERDKKFGTDIYSSIRADFGDFELSFYLSTQMAARQVMVFHGEKGFIEVFSPFNAGLYDHHRVELHNQNHTEAQVFRFPGTQQYRLEVETFARAAQGGKERVFTLEESVLNQKVIDAIFRAGGRDGNWETV, encoded by the coding sequence ATGTTCCGATGGGGTGTGTTGTCGACGGCCAAGATCGGCCGCGAGCATTTGTTGCCGGCAATGGTCGAAGCGGAGAATGGCGTGCTTTCGGCGATCGCCAGCCGCGACCTGTCGAAGGCCAAGGCGCTGGCAGACCGTTTCGGCGCCCGCCATGCCTTCGGCTCCTATGAGGAGCTTCTCGCCTCCAAGGAGGTTGACGGCGTCTATATCCCGCTGCCGACCTCGCAGCATGTCGAATGGACGGCAAAGGCCATTGAGGCGGGCAAGCATGTGCTGGTCGAGAAGCCTCTGGCGCTCGACGTCAAGGATATCCCGCCGCTGATCAAGCTGCGCGATGCCAGGAAGGTGCTGGTTTGCGAAGCCTTCATGGTCATCTACCACCCGCAATGGATCAAGGTGCGCGACCTCATCGCCAGCGGCGCCATTGGCCGGCTGCGCCATGTGCAGGGCGCGTTCTCCTACTACAATGTCGATCCCAACAATATGCGCAACCAGCTCGATCTCGGCGGCGGCGCGCTGCCCGATATCGGCGTTTACCCGACCGTGTCGACGCGATTTTCGACCGGCAAGGAGCCGCTACGCGTGCAAGCGACAATCGAGCGCGATAAGAAATTCGGCACCGACATCTATTCCTCGATCCGCGCCGATTTCGGCGACTTCGAACTGTCCTTCTATCTGTCGACGCAGATGGCGGCACGCCAGGTGATGGTGTTCCACGGCGAGAAGGGTTTCATCGAGGTGTTTTCGCCGTTCAATGCCGGGCTCTACGACCATCACCGCGTCGAACTGCACAACCAGAACCACACCGAAGCACAAGTGTTCCGCTTTCCCGGCACACAGCAATACCGGTTGGAGGTCGAAACTTTCGCGCGCGCCGCACAGGGCGGCAAGGAGCGTGTCTTCACGCTGGAGGAGTCCGTGCTCAACCAGAAGGTCATCGACGCCATCTTCCGCGCCGGCGGCAGGGACGGCAACTGGGAGACCGTCTAA
- a CDS encoding CoA-binding domain-containing protein encodes MTMHKLERLLRPKSIAVFGGVQAAAVVAQSIKMGFAGEIWPVHPTKDEVAGRKAYRSVADLPGAPDAAFVGVNRHLTIEVVKALAERGAGGAVCFAAGFLETEAYDDDGERLQAELVAAAGEMPIIGPNCYGLINYADGALLWPDQHGGIRLDEGGKGVAIITQSSNIAINMTMQKRGLPIAFLMTAGNQAQTGLSEMALGLIEDDRVTSLGLHIEAFDSVAGFERLAARARELKKPIIAMKVGRSEQARQATVSHTASLAGSDAASGAFLRRLGIARVDSIPAFIEALKLLHITGPLPGYRLSSMSCSGGEASVMADSAEGRWVNFPVLTETHRAHVKSTLGPLVAVANPLDYHTFIWNNEPAMTATFTAMVSGGFDLNMLVLDFPRPDRCSVTDWWATLRAFESALKTNKAHGAIVSSLPENLPEEYTAELMARGMVPLFGISEAMDAAGAAAFIGWAWAEPQAQPIDTSASGAAGGEHVTPDEAEAKARLIKAGLPVPKGERAGNAVEAVISSMALGFPVALKALGVAHKSEVGAVRLNLKDAESVSTAAHDLLPLGTGLYVERMVRDGVAELIVGFTRDPMFGAVMTLGTGGVLVELLRDSVTLMLPATRDDIEAALRGLKLFPLLEGYRGRPKADVAAAIDAIAGIAGFVQKNAGEIEELDINPLIVCVEGKGAWIADALLVLGENKNV; translated from the coding sequence ATGACCATGCATAAACTTGAACGTCTCCTGCGCCCGAAATCGATCGCCGTCTTCGGTGGCGTGCAGGCCGCCGCCGTCGTCGCGCAATCGATCAAGATGGGTTTTGCCGGCGAAATCTGGCCGGTGCACCCGACCAAGGACGAGGTTGCCGGCCGCAAGGCCTATCGCTCGGTTGCCGATCTGCCCGGTGCGCCGGACGCCGCCTTTGTCGGCGTCAACCGGCATCTGACCATCGAGGTCGTCAAGGCGCTGGCCGAACGCGGCGCCGGTGGCGCCGTCTGCTTTGCCGCCGGCTTCCTCGAGACCGAGGCCTATGATGACGATGGCGAACGATTGCAGGCCGAGCTCGTCGCGGCAGCCGGCGAGATGCCGATCATCGGCCCAAACTGCTATGGCCTGATCAACTATGCCGATGGCGCGCTTTTGTGGCCGGACCAGCATGGCGGTATCAGGCTGGACGAGGGCGGCAAGGGCGTCGCCATCATCACCCAGTCCTCCAACATCGCCATCAACATGACGATGCAGAAGCGCGGCCTGCCGATCGCTTTCCTGATGACGGCCGGCAACCAGGCGCAGACCGGCCTGTCCGAAATGGCGCTCGGCCTGATCGAAGACGATCGTGTCACGTCGCTCGGCCTGCACATCGAAGCCTTCGATTCGGTAGCCGGCTTCGAACGGTTGGCCGCCAGGGCGCGCGAGCTGAAGAAGCCAATCATCGCCATGAAGGTCGGCCGTTCCGAGCAGGCGCGGCAAGCGACCGTCTCGCATACCGCGTCACTGGCCGGTTCGGATGCGGCCTCGGGCGCTTTCCTGAGGCGGCTTGGCATTGCGCGCGTCGATTCCATTCCCGCCTTCATCGAGGCGTTGAAGCTGCTGCACATCACCGGCCCGCTGCCCGGCTACAGGCTGTCGTCGATGAGCTGTTCGGGCGGCGAAGCCTCCGTCATGGCCGACAGTGCCGAAGGCCGCTGGGTCAATTTCCCGGTTCTGACGGAAACGCACCGCGCCCATGTCAAATCGACGCTCGGGCCGCTGGTCGCGGTCGCCAACCCGTTGGACTACCACACCTTCATCTGGAACAACGAGCCGGCGATGACCGCCACCTTCACTGCCATGGTGTCGGGTGGCTTCGACCTCAACATGCTGGTGCTCGACTTTCCGCGCCCCGACCGCTGCTCGGTCACCGACTGGTGGGCGACGTTGCGTGCCTTCGAATCGGCGCTGAAAACCAACAAGGCGCATGGCGCCATCGTCTCCTCGCTGCCGGAAAACCTGCCCGAGGAATACACCGCCGAACTGATGGCGCGTGGCATGGTGCCCCTGTTCGGCATTTCCGAGGCGATGGATGCCGCAGGCGCAGCGGCCTTCATCGGCTGGGCGTGGGCTGAACCGCAGGCGCAGCCGATCGACACGTCTGCTTCCGGCGCTGCCGGCGGCGAGCATGTCACGCCCGACGAGGCCGAGGCCAAGGCGAGGTTGATCAAGGCCGGTCTTCCGGTGCCCAAGGGCGAGCGCGCCGGCAATGCGGTCGAGGCGGTGATCTCGTCGATGGCGCTCGGCTTTCCCGTCGCTCTGAAGGCGCTGGGTGTCGCCCACAAATCCGAGGTCGGCGCTGTCAGGCTCAACCTCAAGGACGCCGAATCCGTGAGCACGGCGGCGCATGATCTGCTGCCGCTCGGCACCGGGCTTTATGTCGAGCGCATGGTGCGCGACGGTGTCGCCGAACTGATCGTCGGCTTCACCAGGGATCCGATGTTCGGAGCGGTGATGACGCTGGGCACAGGCGGCGTGCTGGTCGAGTTGCTGCGCGACAGCGTCACGCTGATGCTGCCGGCGACCCGCGACGACATCGAGGCGGCATTGCGCGGCCTCAAGCTGTTCCCGCTGCTCGAAGGCTATCGCGGCCGGCCGAAGGCCGATGTCGCGGCCGCCATCGACGCCATCGCGGGCATTGCCGGCTTCGTGCAGAAGAATGCCGGCGAGATCGAGGAACTCGACATCAACCCGCTGATCGTCTGCGTCGAAGGCAAGGGTGCCTGGATCGCCGACGCGCTGCTGGTGCTGGGAGAGAACAAGAATGTCTGA
- a CDS encoding fumarate reductase/succinate dehydrogenase flavoprotein domain-containing protein yields MADDADVIIVGAGLAGLVAAAELAEAGKKIIIVDQEPEQSLGGQAFWSFGGLFLVDSPEQRRMRIRDSHDLALEDWMGTAAFDRPEDFWPRKWAEAYVGFAAGEKRSWLLQRGLKFFPVVGWAERGGGNAIGHGNSVPRFHITWGTGPGVLEPFVLRVREAQKRGLISFRFRHRVNELTRTGAVVTGVHGDILQPSTVERGHKSSRDISGDFELHAQAVIVASGGIGANHRLVRENWPKRLGAAPKRMITGVPDHVDGRMLAITEAAGGSIINRDRMWHYVEGIRNWAPIWTEHAIRILPGPSSLWLDAQGKRLPVPLYPGFDTLGTLSHIMSTGFDYSWFILTKKIIQKEFALSGSEQNPDLTGKSWRQVLGRATSGIPGPVKAFMEKGEDFIVEADLSTLVARMNALAGGEPLLDVAEVEREIRARDRQLDNPFSKDMQITALRGARAYLGDKLIRTAKPHKMLDPANGPLIAVRLNILTRKTLGGLQTDLDSRVLGADGQAVAGLYAVGEAAGFGGGGVHGYAALEGTFLGGCIFSGRSAGRASGRSVA; encoded by the coding sequence ATGGCTGATGATGCGGACGTGATCATTGTCGGCGCCGGCCTGGCCGGGCTGGTTGCCGCCGCCGAGCTTGCCGAGGCCGGCAAGAAAATCATTATCGTCGACCAGGAACCGGAACAGTCGCTCGGCGGCCAGGCGTTCTGGTCGTTCGGCGGGCTTTTCCTCGTCGATTCGCCCGAGCAGCGGCGGATGCGCATCCGCGATTCGCATGATCTGGCGCTCGAGGACTGGATGGGCACTGCTGCTTTCGACCGGCCGGAGGATTTCTGGCCGCGCAAATGGGCGGAAGCCTATGTCGGTTTCGCCGCGGGCGAGAAGCGCTCCTGGCTGCTGCAGCGCGGCCTGAAATTCTTTCCCGTCGTCGGTTGGGCCGAGCGCGGCGGCGGCAATGCCATCGGCCACGGCAATTCGGTGCCACGCTTCCACATCACCTGGGGCACCGGCCCCGGCGTGCTCGAACCTTTTGTCCTGCGCGTGCGCGAGGCGCAAAAACGTGGATTGATCAGCTTCAGGTTTCGCCACCGGGTCAATGAACTGACGCGAACGGGCGCCGTCGTGACCGGCGTGCACGGCGATATCCTCCAGCCGAGCACGGTCGAGCGCGGCCATAAGAGCTCGCGCGACATATCGGGCGATTTCGAGCTGCATGCGCAAGCCGTGATCGTCGCCTCCGGTGGCATCGGCGCCAATCATCGACTGGTGCGGGAAAACTGGCCCAAGCGGCTGGGCGCCGCGCCCAAGCGCATGATCACCGGCGTGCCCGACCATGTCGACGGCCGGATGCTGGCGATCACCGAGGCTGCCGGCGGTTCGATCATCAACCGCGACCGCATGTGGCACTATGTCGAGGGCATCAGGAACTGGGCGCCGATCTGGACTGAGCATGCGATCCGTATCCTGCCCGGCCCGTCCTCGCTGTGGCTCGACGCGCAGGGCAAACGCCTGCCGGTGCCGCTCTATCCCGGTTTCGATACGCTCGGCACGCTCAGCCACATCATGAGCACCGGCTTCGACTATTCCTGGTTCATCCTGACCAAAAAAATCATCCAGAAAGAGTTCGCCCTGTCGGGCTCCGAACAGAACCCGGACCTGACGGGAAAAAGCTGGCGCCAGGTGCTCGGCCGCGCCACCTCAGGCATTCCGGGACCGGTAAAAGCCTTCATGGAGAAGGGCGAGGACTTCATCGTCGAGGCCGATCTTTCGACGCTGGTGGCGCGCATGAATGCGCTGGCCGGCGGCGAGCCGCTGCTCGATGTCGCTGAGGTCGAGCGTGAGATCCGTGCCCGCGACAGGCAACTCGACAATCCGTTCTCCAAGGACATGCAGATCACCGCGCTGCGCGGGGCTCGGGCCTATCTCGGCGACAAGCTCATCCGCACGGCCAAGCCGCACAAGATGCTCGACCCGGCGAACGGCCCGCTGATCGCGGTGCGCCTCAACATCCTGACTCGCAAAACGCTGGGCGGCCTGCAGACCGACCTCGACAGCCGCGTGCTGGGCGCTGACGGCCAAGCGGTGGCCGGCCTCTATGCCGTTGGCGAGGCGGCCGGCTTCGGCGGCGGCGGCGTGCATGGCTATGCCGCACTGGAAGGCACCTTCCTCGGCGGCTGTATCTTCTCCGGCCGCAGCGCCGGCCGGGCATCAGGACGCTCGGTGGCGTGA
- a CDS encoding YceI family protein, with the protein MHARILGFAAFAACLAVPAAAAVALSDAAGSYTVSPAGSSIRFTIGKAGGGGFDGAFARFKGTIRIDNGDVGRSKVDLTIYPESVGTGQSRIDAFLRSDAVFDAANSPEIQFRSTSVTRTGDTSALVTGRLTARGKTFAEKFTAELDGLKGGTIKFHVTGKVLRSRYGMDVGTPLYSNVVDFDMTLTGKRG; encoded by the coding sequence ATGCATGCGCGCATCCTTGGATTCGCGGCTTTTGCCGCATGCCTTGCCGTGCCCGCAGCCGCGGCAGTGGCGTTGAGCGACGCCGCGGGCAGCTACACCGTCAGTCCGGCAGGCTCCAGCATCCGTTTCACCATCGGCAAGGCCGGCGGCGGCGGCTTCGACGGCGCCTTCGCCCGCTTCAAGGGCACGATCCGCATCGACAATGGTGATGTCGGGCGCTCGAAGGTCGATCTCACCATCTATCCGGAAAGCGTCGGCACCGGCCAGAGCCGCATCGACGCCTTTCTGCGCTCCGACGCGGTGTTCGATGCGGCCAACAGCCCGGAGATCCAGTTTCGCTCGACCAGCGTGACCCGCACCGGCGACACGTCGGCGCTTGTCACCGGCAGGTTGACGGCGCGCGGCAAGACGTTTGCGGAAAAGTTCACCGCAGAGCTCGACGGTTTGAAGGGCGGCACGATCAAATTCCACGTCACCGGCAAGGTGCTGCGGTCGCGCTACGGCATGGATGTCGGCACGCCGCTCTACTCCAACGTCGTCGACTTCGACATGACGCTGACGGGGAAACGGGGCTGA
- a CDS encoding cytochrome B561, with protein sequence MQTSITNTPTRYGWATILLHWLIGVVFIGQFALGFIMVRTQSQRTAFELIQLHKSLGFLLLGLIILRIAWRLGNAAPPLPASVGVLERRTAPLAHLALYAFQVALPLSGWALVSVSTLEIPTMPFNLFVMPNLPLTESDAAESFWAAAHWYLAYAGIALVALHAAAALRHHFLLRDSVLRRMITPSSDGE encoded by the coding sequence ATGCAAACCTCAATCACCAACACGCCAACCCGCTACGGCTGGGCGACGATCCTCCTGCACTGGCTGATCGGCGTCGTCTTCATCGGCCAGTTCGCCCTTGGCTTCATCATGGTGAGGACCCAGAGCCAGCGCACGGCCTTCGAGCTGATCCAGCTGCACAAATCCCTGGGCTTTCTGCTGTTGGGCCTCATCATCCTGCGCATCGCCTGGCGGCTCGGCAATGCGGCGCCGCCTCTGCCGGCTTCGGTCGGCGTTCTGGAGCGGCGGACGGCGCCGCTCGCGCATCTGGCGCTCTATGCCTTCCAGGTCGCCTTGCCCTTGTCGGGCTGGGCGCTGGTTTCGGTTTCGACCCTGGAAATTCCGACCATGCCGTTCAACCTGTTCGTGATGCCCAATCTGCCGCTCACCGAATCCGATGCCGCCGAAAGCTTCTGGGCGGCGGCGCACTGGTATCTCGCCTATGCCGGCATCGCTCTCGTCGCGCTGCATGCCGCAGCCGCGCTGCGCCACCACTTCCTGCTGCGCGACAGCGTGCTCAGGCGTATGATCACACCTTCGTCAGACGGGGAATAG
- a CDS encoding carnitinyl-CoA dehydratase encodes MSDVISTRREGSILEVTLDRPKANAIDLKTSRLMGETFKAFRDDPELRVAIVKTAGDKFFCAGWDLKAAAGGDAVDGDYGVGGFAGLQELRDMNKPVIACVNGMAVGGGFELALSCDLIYASDHSSFALPEIRAGTLADAATIKLPKRIPYHVAMDLLLTGRWMDVAEAHRWGLVNEVLPKEKLEDRVWEIARLLASGPPLVFAAIKETARVAEALTFQDAMNRVTRRQLATVDALYGSEDNMEGFRAFAEKRDPVWKGK; translated from the coding sequence ATGTCTGACGTCATTTCGACCCGCCGCGAAGGCTCGATCCTCGAGGTCACGCTCGACCGGCCCAAGGCCAATGCCATCGACCTCAAGACCTCGCGGCTGATGGGCGAGACCTTCAAGGCGTTCCGCGACGATCCGGAGCTTCGCGTCGCCATCGTCAAGACCGCCGGCGACAAGTTCTTCTGCGCCGGCTGGGACTTGAAAGCTGCTGCCGGCGGCGATGCTGTCGATGGCGACTACGGCGTCGGCGGCTTTGCCGGCCTGCAGGAGCTGCGCGACATGAACAAGCCGGTCATCGCCTGTGTCAACGGCATGGCGGTCGGCGGCGGCTTCGAACTGGCGCTGTCCTGCGACCTCATCTACGCCTCCGACCACTCTTCCTTCGCGCTCCCCGAAATCCGCGCCGGCACGCTGGCCGATGCCGCGACGATCAAGCTGCCGAAGCGCATTCCCTACCACGTCGCAATGGACCTTCTGCTCACCGGCCGCTGGATGGATGTCGCCGAAGCGCATCGCTGGGGCCTAGTCAACGAGGTGCTGCCCAAGGAAAAGCTCGAGGATCGCGTCTGGGAGATCGCCCGCCTGCTCGCCAGCGGCCCGCCGCTGGTCTTCGCCGCCATCAAGGAGACCGCGCGGGTGGCCGAAGCGCTGACCTTCCAGGACGCGATGAACAGAGTGACGCGCCGCCAGCTGGCGACGGTCGATGCGCTCTACGGTTCGGAAGACAATATGGAAGGTTTCCGCGCCTTCGCCGAAAAGCGCGACCCGGTGTGGAAAGGGAAGTGA
- a CDS encoding aldo/keto reductase: protein MQTRKLGTELNVYPVGLGCMGMSFAYGGQPEAESIATLHRAVEIGVNFFDTAEVYGPYENEILLGKALKSVRNKVTIATKFGFKILEEGTGLDRMAGVDSRPEHVKAVAEASLKRLGTDVIDLYYQHRVDPSVPIEDTVGAMAELVREGKVRALGLSEASAATIRRAHAVHPIAAVQSEYSLWSRDPEEEVFAVCRELGIGFVPYSPLGRGLLTGTIAKPETLDDGDWRRTLPRFQAEAMEANAKVIATLERMAAEKGVNSAQLALAWVLHQGDFIVPIPGARKIRHLEQNTAAAGIELSAAEVAAIGDALSPDKVMGKRYTEELLALVNG from the coding sequence ATGCAAACCCGCAAGCTAGGAACTGAATTGAACGTCTACCCGGTCGGTCTCGGCTGCATGGGCATGAGCTTCGCCTATGGCGGCCAGCCGGAGGCCGAGTCGATCGCCACGCTGCACCGCGCCGTCGAGATCGGCGTCAACTTCTTCGACACGGCGGAAGTCTACGGCCCTTACGAGAACGAGATCCTGCTCGGCAAGGCGCTGAAATCGGTGCGGAACAAAGTGACGATCGCCACCAAATTCGGCTTCAAGATCCTGGAGGAAGGCACGGGCCTCGACCGCATGGCTGGCGTCGACAGCCGCCCCGAGCACGTCAAGGCGGTGGCCGAAGCCTCGCTGAAGCGGCTGGGCACCGATGTCATCGACCTCTATTACCAGCACCGCGTCGACCCCAGCGTGCCGATCGAGGACACGGTCGGCGCTATGGCCGAGCTGGTGCGCGAGGGCAAGGTGCGCGCGCTCGGCCTGTCGGAGGCCAGTGCGGCGACCATCCGCCGGGCGCATGCCGTGCATCCGATCGCGGCCGTCCAGAGCGAATATTCGCTGTGGAGCCGAGACCCGGAAGAGGAGGTGTTTGCCGTCTGCCGCGAACTCGGCATCGGCTTCGTTCCCTACAGCCCGCTCGGCCGCGGCCTGCTCACGGGCACCATCGCCAAGCCCGAAACGCTCGATGACGGTGACTGGCGCCGCACCTTGCCGCGCTTCCAGGCCGAGGCCATGGAAGCCAATGCCAAGGTGATCGCCACGCTGGAAAGGATGGCGGCGGAAAAGGGCGTGAACTCGGCGCAGCTGGCGCTCGCCTGGGTGCTGCACCAGGGCGATTTCATCGTGCCGATCCCGGGTGCGCGGAAAATTCGTCATCTCGAGCAGAACACGGCGGCGGCCGGGATTGAGCTGAGTGCGGCCGAAGTGGCGGCGATTGGTGACGCGCTTTCGCCGGATAAGGTGATGGGCAAACGCTACACGGAGGAGCTGCTGGCACTGGTGAATGGGTAG
- a CDS encoding LysR family transcriptional regulator produces MNRAHLSQLAVLATVAQCGSFRGAARELAIAPSAVSHAVSSLEARLGVRLLARSTRSVAPTEEGAQLLERLRPALSEIDLALETAVESRERPAGNLRLSVPRTAAHLVLTPRLGAFARAYPDIVLEIVIEDRFTDVVEGGFDAGVRLGESLQRDMIAVRIGPDMRGAVVGAPSYFAANPKPRHPRDLADHRCIRFRFSSGILYRWEFEKDGEEIEISAQGPLILDEDHLIAQAASDGAGLAFVFEPYVQAPLADGRLIRVLEDWCPPFDGFFVYYPSRRQMRPALRAFVDFFKVSR; encoded by the coding sequence ATGAACCGAGCGCATCTCTCACAACTGGCCGTGCTGGCAACTGTAGCTCAATGCGGCAGTTTTCGCGGCGCGGCCAGGGAATTGGCCATCGCGCCATCGGCGGTCAGCCATGCGGTGTCCAGCCTGGAGGCGCGGCTCGGCGTGCGACTGCTGGCGCGCAGCACCCGCAGTGTCGCGCCGACGGAAGAAGGCGCGCAACTCTTGGAGCGGCTGCGGCCGGCCCTTTCCGAGATCGACCTGGCTCTGGAGACGGCGGTCGAGTCGCGGGAGCGACCCGCCGGGAATCTGCGGCTCAGCGTGCCGCGCACGGCGGCGCATCTGGTGCTGACGCCGCGGCTCGGCGCCTTTGCCAGGGCCTATCCCGACATCGTGCTGGAGATCGTCATCGAGGACCGCTTCACCGACGTTGTCGAGGGCGGTTTCGACGCCGGCGTGCGGCTTGGCGAGAGCCTGCAGCGCGACATGATCGCGGTGCGCATCGGGCCGGACATGCGCGGCGCGGTGGTCGGCGCGCCATCCTATTTCGCGGCGAACCCCAAGCCGCGCCATCCGCGCGACCTTGCCGATCATCGCTGCATCCGCTTCCGCTTTTCCAGCGGCATCCTCTACCGCTGGGAGTTCGAGAAAGACGGCGAGGAGATCGAGATATCAGCGCAAGGGCCGCTGATCCTCGACGAGGACCATCTGATCGCGCAGGCAGCGAGCGACGGCGCCGGGCTCGCCTTCGTCTTCGAGCCGTATGTCCAGGCCCCGCTCGCCGACGGAAGGCTGATCCGCGTGCTGGAGGACTGGTGCCCGCCCTTTGACGGGTTCTTCGTTTATTATCCCAGCCGCCGACAGATGCGGCCAGCGCTCAGGGCGTTTGTGGATTTTTTCAAGGTGAGTCGATAG